From a single Dendropsophus ebraccatus isolate aDenEbr1 chromosome 8, aDenEbr1.pat, whole genome shotgun sequence genomic region:
- the CACYBP gene encoding calcyclin-binding protein, which translates to MDSALLELQKDLEEVKQLLEATTRKRLRDLLFVEQRKLETEISNRQQQAGETTDVQKPSAIVPPMASTYTVKISNYGWDQSDKFVKIYITLNGVQNIPADNVQIQFTERSFDLLVKDLNGKNHAMTVNNLLKPISPDSSSRKIKTDTVLIMLKKRSESKWDYLTQVEKQTKEKDKPSLDTDPDGDPSAGLMNVLKKIYDEGDDEMKRTLNKAWAESREKQMKADMDF; encoded by the exons ATGGATTCTGCCCTGCTGGAG ctccAGAAGGATCTGGAAGAAGTGAAGCAGCTGCTGGAGGCGACCACCAGGAAGAGGCTGCGCGATCTGCTGTTTGTCGAGCAACGAAAACTCGAGACGGAAATTTCCAACCGGCAGCAACAAGCGGGAGAGACCACGGACGTCCAGAAGCCGTCGGCCATTGTGCCCCCCATGGCCAGCACCTACACTGTGAAGATCAGCAActatg GGTGGGATCAGTCCGACAAGTTTGTGAAAATCTACATCACTTTGAACGGCGTCCAGAATATTCCTGCTGATAATGTACAAATCCAGTTCACAGAACG GTCATTTGATTTGTTAGTGAAGGATCTGAATGGAAAGAATCACGCCATGACGGTGAACAACTTACTAAAGCCGATCTCCCCCGACAGCAGCTCCAGAAAA ATTAAGACGGACACTGTGCTCATCATGTTAAAAAAGAGGTCGGAGAGCAAATGGGACTATCTAACGCAGGTGGAGAAACAAACTAAAGAGAAAGA cAAACCTTCCCTGGACACCGACCCAGACGGAGACCCCAGCGCCGGCCTGATGAATGTGCTGAAGAAGATCTACGATGAAGGAGACGATGAGATGAAGAGGACGCTGAATAAAGCCTGGGCCGAATCTCGAGAGAAACAGATGAAGGCTGACATGGATTTCTGA
- the MRPS14 gene encoding small ribosomal subunit protein uS14m: protein MAASMLRSVLCSARQFLSFSPVSSSNQVRSYYVDWRMWRDVKRRRMAFEYADERLRINALRKNSILPKELREVADKEIAALPVDSCPVRIRNRCVLTSRPRGVKRRWRLSRIVFRHLADHNQMSGIQRAMW from the exons ATGGCGGCGTCCATGCTGAGGTCTGTGCTGTGCAGCGCCCGGCAG tttctctctttctctccggTCTCGTCCTCAAACCAAGTGCGCAGTTATTACGTGGACTGGAGGATGTGGCGGgatgtgaagaggaggaggatggcctTCGAGTATGCGGATGAGAGGCTGAGAATCAACGCCCTGCGGAAGAACTCCATCCTCCCCAAGGAGCTGCGG gaagtggcagATAAGGAGATTGCGGCGCTTCCAGTTGATAGTTGTCCTGTACGAATCCGCAACCGTTGTGTCCTCACCTCCCGACCGCGTGGAGTGAAGAGAAGATGGCGTCTCAGTAGAATCGTGTTCCGCCATTTAGCAGATCACAACCAGATGTCCGGCATTCAGAGGGCCATGTGGTAA